The following proteins are co-located in the Conyzicola lurida genome:
- a CDS encoding histidine kinase, with protein sequence MTDDWLRPRPGREGYRRDAIGVAALAVGTIVSALLHARSGYFTDLDVDPQLHPAPIWLSALMILALTVPLAWRRRYPEIVAVVVSVAFFLAPTFRVPEALFGSITLFIAIYSVGAWSRHRRAATITRVLIIVGMFVWIGVQLLLTVNDPDTLPGFSRSGVFSAFASYAVINVLTNLLYFGGAYYFGDSAYRGARSRAELEDRTEELAQEREISAHQAVALDRVRIARELHDVVAHHVSVMGVQAGAARRVLATDPAQASESLSTIEASARQAVDELHRLLTTLRDNDTDAASSSSSTRGVDQLPDLVEETSAAGIPATLHVVGDARPVPTLVGFTVYRVAQEALTNVRKHGGGRATVDVRLRYLADGVELEVADTGVGRGLTSSGTGLGHVGMRERLAAVGGELEVGPRARGGYLVRARIAPRITESTEAAS encoded by the coding sequence GTGACTGACGACTGGCTGCGCCCCCGACCGGGCCGCGAGGGGTACCGTCGTGACGCCATCGGCGTCGCGGCACTCGCGGTCGGCACCATCGTGAGCGCGCTGCTGCACGCGCGTTCGGGCTACTTCACCGACCTCGACGTCGACCCGCAGCTGCACCCCGCGCCGATCTGGCTCAGCGCGCTCATGATCCTCGCGCTCACCGTCCCGCTGGCCTGGCGCCGCCGTTACCCCGAGATCGTGGCGGTCGTCGTCTCCGTCGCCTTCTTCCTCGCCCCCACTTTCCGGGTGCCCGAGGCGCTGTTCGGCAGCATCACGCTCTTCATCGCGATCTATTCCGTCGGCGCGTGGAGCCGGCACCGCCGCGCCGCGACGATCACCCGGGTGCTGATCATCGTCGGCATGTTCGTCTGGATCGGCGTGCAGCTGCTGCTCACCGTGAACGACCCCGACACCCTGCCCGGCTTCTCCCGCTCCGGCGTCTTCAGCGCGTTCGCCTCCTACGCGGTCATCAACGTGCTCACCAACCTGCTCTACTTCGGCGGCGCCTACTACTTCGGCGACTCCGCCTACCGCGGCGCCCGCTCCCGTGCCGAGCTCGAAGACCGCACGGAGGAGCTCGCCCAGGAGCGCGAGATCAGCGCGCACCAGGCCGTCGCCCTCGACCGGGTGCGCATCGCCCGCGAGCTGCACGACGTCGTGGCCCACCACGTGTCGGTCATGGGCGTGCAGGCCGGGGCGGCCCGTCGTGTGCTCGCGACCGACCCCGCGCAGGCGTCCGAGTCGCTCTCGACGATCGAGGCGAGCGCGCGGCAGGCCGTCGACGAACTGCACCGCCTGCTCACCACCCTGAGAGACAACGACACGGATGCCGCGAGCAGCAGTTCCTCGACACGGGGGGTCGACCAGCTGCCCGACCTCGTCGAGGAGACCAGCGCCGCCGGCATCCCCGCCACCCTGCACGTGGTCGGCGACGCCCGCCCCGTGCCGACCCTCGTCGGGTTCACCGTCTACCGGGTGGCGCAGGAAGCACTCACCAACGTGCGCAAGCACGGGGGAGGACGGGCGACCGTCGACGTGCGCCTGCGCTACCTCGCCGACGGCGTCGAGCTCGAGGTCGCCGACACCGGCGTGGGCCGCGGACTGACCTCGAGCGGCACCGGACTCGGCCACGTCGGCATGCGCGAGCGTCTCGCCGCGGTCGGCGGCGAGCTCGAGGTCGGTCCGCGTGCCCGCGGCGGCTATCTCGTGCGCGCCCGCATCGCCCCCCGAATCACCGAGTCCACCGAGGCAGCCTCATGA
- a CDS encoding ABC transporter permease has translation MSTTGTHYSRPATLPAIWLVAEREIRMRLRSKAFLISTGILLLLVLGSIVAGGILGANQSLPSVAAVGSAVTTVEATDAFEVTEADSVDEAEALVRDGSVDAAVVPSEGQLGLTVIGLDEAPSGVVAALSEAPQVLLLDPSDQNPGIVYLVALAFGIIFFSSALTFGQLIAQSVVEEKQTRIVEILMATVPVRVLLAGKVVGNSLLAFGQIVLIALFAGVGLLATGQDILLAEVGPSIVWFLVFFVIGFVMLAAMFAAAGALVSRQEDMGGAITPITMLIMVPYFLVIFFYDNPLVLGIMSYVPFSAPIGMPLRVFLGLAEWWEPLVSLVILVVSTLAIIAIGSRIYENGLLRMGAPVKLKDALKSAA, from the coding sequence GTGAGCACCACCGGCACGCACTACTCCAGGCCCGCCACACTGCCCGCCATCTGGCTCGTCGCCGAGCGCGAGATCCGCATGCGCCTTCGCAGCAAGGCGTTCCTGATCTCCACCGGCATCCTGCTGCTCCTCGTTCTCGGCTCGATCGTCGCCGGGGGAATCCTCGGCGCGAACCAGTCGCTGCCGTCCGTGGCGGCCGTCGGCTCCGCGGTCACGACGGTCGAGGCGACCGACGCGTTCGAGGTCACCGAGGCCGATTCGGTCGACGAGGCCGAGGCGCTGGTGCGCGACGGTTCGGTCGACGCCGCGGTCGTGCCTTCGGAGGGACAGCTGGGGCTCACCGTGATCGGTCTCGACGAGGCGCCCTCGGGCGTCGTCGCGGCTCTCAGCGAGGCCCCGCAGGTGCTGCTGCTCGACCCGAGCGACCAGAACCCCGGCATCGTCTACCTCGTCGCCCTCGCGTTCGGCATCATCTTCTTCTCGTCGGCGCTGACCTTCGGACAGCTGATCGCGCAGAGCGTGGTGGAGGAGAAGCAGACCCGCATCGTCGAGATCCTGATGGCGACGGTGCCGGTACGGGTGCTGCTCGCCGGCAAGGTCGTCGGCAACAGCCTGCTCGCCTTCGGCCAGATCGTGTTGATCGCGCTGTTCGCCGGCGTCGGGCTGTTGGCGACGGGACAGGACATCCTGCTCGCCGAGGTCGGACCCTCGATCGTCTGGTTCCTGGTCTTCTTCGTCATCGGCTTCGTGATGCTCGCCGCCATGTTCGCGGCCGCCGGCGCGCTCGTCTCGCGTCAGGAGGACATGGGCGGCGCGATCACGCCCATCACGATGCTGATCATGGTGCCGTACTTCCTCGTCATCTTCTTCTACGACAACCCGCTCGTGCTCGGCATCATGTCGTACGTGCCGTTCTCGGCGCCGATCGGGATGCCGCTGCGGGTCTTCCTCGGACTTGCCGAGTGGTGGGAGCCGCTGGTGTCCCTCGTCATCCTCGTCGTGTCGACGCTGGCGATCATCGCGATCGGATCACGCATCTACGAGAACGGGCTGCTGCGCATGGGCGCGCCGGTCAAGCTCAAGGACGCGCTGAAGTCGGCGGCGTAA
- a CDS encoding response regulator, whose product MTTVLLVDDQELVRAGFRIILNSEPGIEVVGEASNGTDGIRLALELEPDVICMDVQMPGTDGLAATRAIVADPANTSRVLILTTFDRDDYLFEALSAGASGFLLKTASPENLVEAVQVLARGDALLSPSVTRRVIERFGATTSPVATLPDRAVLPDLTDRETEVLALIAQGKSNAEIAIALYVGEATVKTHVSNVLTKLGVRDRIQAVVYAYEHGFAVRGGTTPPSG is encoded by the coding sequence ATGACCACCGTCCTGCTCGTCGACGACCAGGAGCTGGTGCGCGCCGGCTTCCGCATCATCCTGAACAGCGAGCCGGGAATCGAGGTCGTCGGCGAAGCGTCCAACGGCACCGACGGCATCCGGCTCGCCCTCGAACTCGAACCCGACGTGATCTGCATGGACGTGCAGATGCCCGGCACGGACGGCCTCGCCGCCACCCGTGCGATCGTCGCCGACCCCGCGAACACCAGCCGCGTGCTGATCCTCACCACGTTCGACCGCGACGACTACCTGTTCGAGGCGCTGAGCGCGGGTGCGAGCGGGTTCCTGCTCAAGACCGCGAGTCCCGAGAACCTGGTCGAGGCAGTGCAGGTGCTCGCCCGGGGCGACGCACTGCTCTCGCCGAGCGTCACCCGGCGTGTGATCGAGCGGTTCGGCGCCACGACCTCGCCGGTCGCGACGCTCCCCGACCGCGCGGTGCTGCCCGACCTGACCGACCGCGAGACCGAGGTCCTCGCCCTCATCGCCCAGGGCAAGTCGAACGCCGAGATCGCGATCGCCCTCTACGTGGGCGAGGCGACGGTCAAGACCCACGTCTCGAACGTACTGACCAAGCTAGGAGTGCGCGACCGCATCCAGGCGGTCGTCTACGCCTACGAGCACGGCTTCGCGGTGCGCGGCGGCACGACTCCCCCCAGCGGCTGA
- a CDS encoding ABC transporter ATP-binding protein: MLELHSINRSFGDRRVLRDVSFTVAGGRMTGFVGGNGAGKTTTMRVILGVLAADSGTVTLDGAPLTAEQRTRFGYMPEERGLYPKMKIAEQIVYLGRLHGMSQTQAKQNTESLLERLGLGERVDDTVESLSLGNQQRAQIAAALVHDPEVLVLDEPFSGLDPIAVEVVLNVLKDFAATGAPVIFSSHQLDIVERLCDDLVVIADGEIRASGSREGIRAAHTLPRYEIQLGGDAGWLRDEAGVTVLDFDGGYSLFDVDTDETAQRVLQRAIATSTVERFAPQLPSLSQIFKEVIQ; the protein is encoded by the coding sequence ATGCTCGAGCTCCACTCGATCAATCGGTCGTTCGGCGACCGGCGCGTTCTGCGCGACGTGTCGTTCACGGTCGCCGGAGGCCGCATGACCGGCTTCGTCGGCGGCAACGGCGCCGGAAAGACCACGACGATGCGCGTCATCCTCGGCGTCCTCGCCGCGGACTCCGGCACGGTCACCCTCGACGGTGCGCCGCTCACCGCCGAGCAGCGCACCCGCTTCGGCTACATGCCGGAGGAGCGTGGCCTGTACCCCAAGATGAAGATCGCCGAGCAGATCGTGTACCTCGGCCGCCTGCACGGCATGAGCCAGACGCAGGCGAAGCAGAACACGGAGAGCCTGCTCGAGCGCCTCGGCCTCGGCGAGCGCGTCGACGACACCGTCGAGAGCCTCTCGCTCGGCAACCAGCAGCGCGCGCAGATCGCCGCGGCACTCGTGCACGACCCCGAGGTTCTCGTGCTCGACGAACCGTTCTCGGGCCTCGACCCGATCGCGGTCGAGGTCGTGCTCAACGTGCTCAAGGACTTCGCCGCCACCGGCGCCCCGGTCATCTTCTCCTCGCACCAGCTCGACATCGTCGAACGCCTCTGCGACGACCTCGTCGTCATCGCCGACGGCGAGATCCGGGCGAGCGGTTCCCGCGAGGGCATCCGTGCCGCGCACACGCTGCCGCGCTACGAGATCCAGCTCGGCGGCGACGCCGGCTGGCTCCGGGACGAAGCGGGCGTCACCGTTCTCGACTTCGACGGCGGCTACTCGCTGTTCGACGTCGACACCGACGAGACCGCGCAGCGGGTGCTGCAGCGCGCCATCGCCACCAGCACCGTCGAGCGGTTCGCGCCGCAACTCCCCTCGCTTTCCCAGATCTTCAAGGAGGTCATCCAGTGA
- a CDS encoding beta-eliminating lyase-related protein, with product MTQLHDLDSRGFASDNYAGVLPEVLAAIADANGGHQVAYGGDVYTARLQEVMKSHFGDQAEAFPVFNGTGANVTALTSLLPRWGAVVSAKTAHINTDEGGAPERVSGLKLLTVEAPDGKLTPELIDLEAWGWGDEHRAQPLAVSITNTTELGTLYTVDEIRAITDHAHSLGMSVHLDGARISNAAAALGVPLRDFTTDAGIDILSFGGTKNGLLYGEAVVVLNPEVSDGIVYLRKLSMQLASKMRFVSAQLIALLDDDLYLRTAGHANAMAARLRSSLEAAIASGAISGLSFSQPTEANAVFAKLPAGVADRLRESFRFYDWDAAANEVRWMASFDTTEADIDAFVAAITRELAV from the coding sequence GTGACCCAACTCCACGATCTCGATTCCCGCGGCTTCGCTTCCGACAACTACGCGGGGGTCCTCCCCGAGGTGCTGGCCGCGATCGCCGACGCCAACGGCGGACACCAGGTCGCGTACGGCGGCGACGTCTATACCGCCCGCCTCCAGGAGGTCATGAAGTCGCACTTCGGCGACCAGGCCGAGGCGTTCCCGGTGTTCAACGGCACCGGCGCCAACGTCACCGCGCTCACCTCGCTGCTGCCGCGCTGGGGCGCCGTCGTCTCGGCGAAGACCGCGCACATCAACACGGACGAGGGCGGAGCGCCCGAGCGGGTCAGCGGCCTCAAGCTACTCACGGTCGAGGCGCCCGACGGCAAGCTCACCCCTGAGCTCATCGACCTCGAGGCCTGGGGATGGGGCGACGAACACCGCGCCCAGCCGCTCGCCGTGAGCATCACCAACACCACTGAGCTCGGCACCCTGTACACGGTCGACGAGATCCGTGCCATCACCGACCACGCGCACTCGCTCGGCATGAGCGTGCACCTCGACGGTGCGCGCATCTCCAACGCCGCGGCCGCCCTCGGGGTTCCGTTGCGCGATTTCACCACCGACGCCGGCATCGACATCCTGAGCTTCGGCGGTACCAAGAACGGACTGCTCTACGGCGAGGCCGTCGTGGTGCTGAACCCCGAGGTGTCCGACGGGATCGTCTACCTGCGCAAGCTCTCGATGCAGCTCGCGTCGAAGATGCGCTTCGTCTCGGCGCAGCTCATCGCGCTGCTCGACGACGACCTCTACTTGCGCACGGCCGGCCACGCCAATGCCATGGCCGCGCGGCTGCGTTCTTCGCTCGAGGCGGCCATCGCGAGCGGCGCCATCAGCGGACTCTCGTTCAGCCAGCCGACCGAGGCCAACGCGGTCTTCGCGAAGCTGCCCGCGGGAGTCGCCGACCGCCTGCGCGAGTCCTTCCGTTTCTACGATTGGGATGCCGCGGCGAACGAGGTGCGCTGGATGGCGTCGTTCGACACCACCGAGGCCGACATCGACGCCTTCGTCGCCGCGATCACTCGCGAGCTCGCCGTCTAA